Below is a window of Planctomycetia bacterium DNA.
ATTTGGCGGCGGAAGCGGCGAAGCAGTGGACCGCAGGCCATAACCCGCGTAGTGTTGGTGAGGCGGATATGCGGCAGTTGTACGAGGCCGCCTGGTAGTTACGAGACATTCCATCAAATAGAGCCGGAAGCGTGAGCGCCCGGAGCGCACCACGCAGGAGCGCTGTTGTGGCACGGTCTCCCGACCGTGCCACTGTGCCGACCGAAGGTCTCCTGTTCTGAATAGCCGTGGTACGGTCGAGAGACCGGGCCACAACACAGTGAGATCACGACGCAGGAGCCAGCCTATATGCCGCGACGCACTGAGCAGATTTCGATCAGTCGACGTCAAGCGCTTGGCGCATTGGCAGTCGGTGTGCTGGGCTCGCGTCTTTCGTTCGGCGGTACGCCGGCCGGAAGCGATCCGCCCACCAATTGGCCGCTGTTTCGTGGCGATTCGCTCTCGTCGGGCGTTGCCAAAGCGCCCCTGCCGGAGAAGTTGGAACTGCTCTGGAAGACGACGTATCCGGAAATCGGCTTCGAAGCGACGGCCGCGATTGTGGACGGCGTCGTCTATGCCGCGACGCTCGACGGCAAGCTCGTGGCGTTGAATCTCGCCGATGGCGAAGAACGCTGGCGCGCGCAAGGCGCGGAGATTGGCTTTACCGCTTCGCCGGCATTCAGCGCTGGCAAGATTTACGCCGGCGACGCGGACGGCAAGTTCTACTGCTTCGACGCCGCGAACGGCCAGGCGATCTGGCAATTCAGCGCGGAAGCGCCGATCGACGCCGGCGCGAATTTCTACCAGGACAAGGTGCTGTTCGGCTCCGAGGACGCGACGCTCTACTGTTTGAACGCCGCCGACGGAACGGAAGCCTGGCGGTTTCAGATCGGCGACCAGATTCGCTGCTGCCCGACGATTGTTGAGAATATCGGCTTTGTCGCGGGTTGTGACGGCGCGCTGCATTTGATCGATCTCGACGTCGGCAAGGAAACCAAGAGCGTGGCGATTGATGCTCCTACCGGCTGCACGCCCGCGGTGCTCGGCGATCGCATCTACTTCGGCACCACGGCGGCGACTTTTTTCTGCATCGATTGGCGCAAGGCCACTGAGGAATGGCGTTTCACCGCGCCGCGCCGCAGCACGCAATTCCGTGCCTCCGCCGCGGTGGCTGAGGACATCGTCGTCGTGGGCGGGCAAGATCGCACGGTGTACGCGTTCGAACCTTCACAGGGGACGGAACTCTGGAAGTTCGCCGCCAAGTCCCGCGTCGATAGCTCGCCCGTCATCGCTGGCGACCGCATCTACGTTGGCTCCGGCGACGGGCGATTGTATGCCCTCGATCGCAAGAGCGGCGAAGTCCGCTGGGAGTACGAATCGGTCGGCAGTTTCAACGCCTCGCCCGCGGTCTATGGAGACAAGCTCGTCATCGGCAACACGACGGGGGATTTGCTCTGCTTTGGAAAGAAGGCGTGATGCCGTTTTGAAATGCAGAGGCGCGGAGACTTAGAGGGAGAAGTAAATGATGAATGCAGAACGATGAATAGGAGCGAGATTGCTTACTCGTTTCTTCACTGAAAACTGAACACTGAAAACTTTAAACTTCCCTGCCATGTCCACCGAAGCTACCAAAACTGAAGTCGGCAGCTACTTCATCTCCAACTACCCGCCCTTTTCGCAATGGTCGCGGGAGCAGGTGGATGATGCGCGGGCCGCGATGGCCGCGCCACCGGCGGACGTGCCGCTGGGATTGTACTTGCATATTCCGTTCTGCCGGAAGCGATGCAAGTTCTGTTATTTTCGCGTCTACACCGACAAGAACGCCGGCGATGTGGAGACCTACGTCTCCGCCTTGTCGCGCGAGATCGAATTGGTCAGCAAGCTGCCGGTGATGGGCGAGCGGCCGTTCCGCTTCGTGTACTTCGGCGGCGGGACGCCTTCGTTCCTGAGCGCCAAGCAACTCACGTCGCTCGTCGATCGCTTGCGAGCCAACATCGATTGGAGCCTGGCCGAGGAAGTCACGTTCGAATGCGAACCGGGTACGCTTTCCAAGCCGAAGATCGAAACACTCCGCGAGTTGGGCGTGACGCGGTTGAGCCTCGGCGTGGAAAACTTCAGCGACGCGGTGCTGGAAGAAAACGGTCGCGCGCACCTTTCGGGCGAAGTCTACAAATCCTGGGAATGGATCCGCGAACAGCAATTCCCGAACGTGAATATCGACCTCATCTCCGGGATGGTCGGCGAGTCCTGGGACAATTGGCGCGAAAACATCCGCCGCACGATCGAGCTGTCGCCGGATAGCGTGACGATCTACCAATTGGAACTGCCGTTCAACACGGTGTATTCAAAGGACATCCTCGGCAACCAGATTGAAATCTCGGTCGCCGATTGGCCGACCAAGCGCGATTGGCTGAACTTCGCCTATGACGAATTGATCGGCGCGGGCTATGCCGTGTCGAGCGCTTACACGCTGGTCAAAGACAAGAGCAAGGTGAACTTCAGCTACCGCGACAATCTTTGGCGCGGCTCGGACTTGCTGGCGACGGGCGTGGCGAGCTTCGGGCATGTCTCCGGCGTCCATTATCAGAACCTGCCGGAATGGGGCGACTACGTCGGGACGTTGGAGCGCGGCGAGTTGCCGCTGCACCGCGCGATGCGCGTCACGCCGCACCAGGCGCTGGTGCGCGAGTTGATCCTGCAGCTCAAGACCGGGCGCCTCGAAGCGGGCTACTTCCGCGACAAGTTCGGCGTGGAGATCGCCGAAGAGTGGCGCGAGGTTTGGAATGAATATGTCGAGGAAGGTTACGTCACGGTCGACGGCGATCGCATCGAATTGACGCGTGCCGGCTTGCTCCGCGCCGACGGCCTGTTGCCGGCCTTCTTCGAACCGGAACATCAGGGCGTGAGGTACACTTGAGGCAAGTCGGAACGAGGAGCCCGGAACGGATAACTAGCTCCGGGGTCAGTGGCCTGGTTGTTTTCTTCATCTCAGAAGGAACCACGAAAGACACGAAAAGCACGAAAATGTGGCAGTGCGTTTGACAGCTGCGGCGATCTATCCATTGCCAGCCGTCAAACCGGCATCCGGTAGGTGCTTGCAACGCAAGCCAGCTCCCCACCGTTTGTTCGTGCTTTTCGTGTCTTTCGTGGTTGCCACCGCGTGTGAGACAATTCCTTCGTGTACGACTTGCCGCCATCCGCCCGCCCTGCGTTTTCTTGGCGCGCCTTGCTGCAACTGTTGCGGCTGCCGAATGTATTTACGGCTTTCGCGGACGTGTTGCTCGGCTACTTGATCACGCATGCATCCGTCGATGACGGAATCACCTGGGGACTTTTGCTGGTCGCCAGCGGGTGCTTGTATCTCGCCGGCATGGCGCTGAACGACGTGTTCGATCGCGAGATCGACGCGATCGAGCGTCCGCAACGACCGATTCCCTCGGGACGGATTGCGCTGCGTACCGCTGCGCGAACGGGTTGGGGACTGCTGGCTGCTGGAGTGGCATGTACGGCGGTTGTTGGCTTGCGCGAAAATCAAAGCGCGATGTTTCCCGGTACGTTGTTGATCGGCGGGGCGTTGGCCGTGATGGTCGTGGCGTACGACGGCTACTTGAAGCGCACGCCGCTCGGCCCTGTCGGCATGGGCGGCTGCCGCACGCTGAATGTGATGCTCGGCATGAGCGCCGCGCCGCTCGACGCCTGGCATCCCATGCATCTTTGGATCGCCGCGGGACTGGGCGTGTATGTCGCCGGATTGACCTGGTTCGCACGGCAAGAGGCGACGACGAGTCGGCGACCCCAACTTGCGATGGCGGCTTTGGTGATGCTCGGGGCGCTCACGGCGCTGTCGCAATACCCGCGCACGACGGACGAACTGCTGCCGGCATTCATGCGACCCAACTACGCGGTCGCCGAGACCTGGCGTTGGCATGCGCTCTGGCTGGCGAGCGGCGCCCTGATCGGGCATCGGCTGCTGCGAGCGATTCTTTCCCCGACGCCGCGCCACGTGCAGTTGGCGGTCAAGTCGTCGATTCTGGCGATCGTGGTGCTGGATGCGATCTGCTGTCTTGGCGTCTGTGGTCCGACGCCGGCGCTGTTGATGCTATTGCTGCTGGCGCCGGCGCTTTGGTTGGGACGCTGGATCTATTCCACATAGAGCGGCAGGCTACAGAAAGAGCCCGCAACATCAGCGCCTCGAGCGCTGTCGCTGCGAGCTCAACGTGCGCGTACTTTTCGTCCGCTACTTTCGTGAGGCCGGGGGAAGTGCGGCCGGGCCCTGAAAGCGCTTTGGCTCAGGTTTTTTCAACTCGCCGAGCAGCCAGGTGAGGTCCTTATTTCCCGGGTCCAGCGCAAGTCCCTTTTGGCAATCGTCGATCGCTTTGGGGGTTTCCTTGGCTTCCATGTAAAGCTTCGCACGTTCCAAGTAGGCGTAGTGCGACGGCTTGATCTCCAGGCACTTCGTCAGCAACTCCATGCCCTTGGCGTTATCGCCCGTGGAAATCGCCGCCATGGCGTCCTTGAAGACGATCAATTCCTCCGGCTCCACGGAACCGCCACAACCCGAGACGGCCACAACGACGCCCAGAGACAACATTCCCAGGAATTGGCGCCGTGTGGCGTTAATAGCTACGCATCGCATGAAAGAACGAGTCCTCCGAATGACAGGAACGTGAGGGGCGACTGCGCGCGAATCACGGATCGGCCTTGATCGTCAGGAGGTCCGCTCTGGACCCCATCCGACTCCAACTGATCAGTTCAATGGTGTCGTTCTGGAACTTCACCGAGCCGTCGCCCATGCAGACGAAGCAGCCGCCGTTGTGGGCGCTGCCGAAGGCGATTTCGGTAGTGGTGCTCATCGGCACGCCCGTCGAGCCCAGAAACTCCGAGCCGTCCACTCCGTCGTTCAGGTCGGCGTCATCGCCGCCAATCGCCCAATGATCCTTGCGACCTCCCGGAGGGTAAACCTGACCTGGTTGAGGGCGCCCGCCGCCGCTCACATCTTCACGGTTCAAGTAAGGCTGTCCATCGGGGAGCGCCTCGCCGACGACAATCGTGTTCGACATGCCGTCCTTGATGTTTTTGATCCCGACGATCGTGCTGGGGCCTACCGAGGCATTCAGGCCAGAGCTATGAACCCCCAGCAGAATTCCGTCCTCATTTAAGAATGCGCACTTGACCACTGCCTTCGTGCGTTTATTGATGCCATTCTCGTCGTTGGTGAGAGTTCCTGAACCGCAGCCCAAGTACGTTGAAGGCGCCCGCATCGGCAACACCCAGTCGTCTGCGGAGGTGTTGTAAATGTTGTCTGGAAACGGAGCGCTCGGGCACTTGTAAACGGGGAAATGGGTTTCGCAGGCCGTCATCATCGGCGTTCGCTGTGCGGCCGGCGTGGCGCGGCTGGAAAACGCCCACTGCATCTGCTGACTGCCTTCGCCGAGATCGAAGCGGAAGTTCTTGAAGTGCGAGTTCTGCTCCATGTACGGCAGCAGATAGCCCGACCAGGCGCAGCCGACCGACTGGTAGATGCCGATCGGGAAGTTCTTGTGGGTGTTCTCGTAGTTGTGGAGCGCCAAGCCGATCTGTTTCAAGTTGTTCTGGCACTGCGCCTTGCGGGCGGCTTCCCGCGCTACCTGGAGCGCCGGCAACAAGAGCGCGATGAGAATGCCAATGATGGCGATGACGACCAACAGTTCGACGAGCGTAAAGCCCGACCGACGTCGCGAAACCATGAGTTCCTCCTGCCTTCTTCTCGAATCAGCAAATTGTTCCTCGGCTCGACCCACGCCGAACACGTTGACAATCCGCAACCAGCCCCTCGGGAAAAACAGAAACACACTGGCCGACCATGCTTGCGAAAGCGTGGTGGTCGCGGGCGCGACGAAACCTCTTGCTCCACACACCACGTCAAACTCTGGCACGCGTCCTGGAACACGGAGCAGGACGCGCCTCAGGGGTTGACGGCCGATTTGCCAAACTGCCTTTTCGCTGGGAAAAACGCTTGACGTTCCCGGGCGATATAAGTCCGGCAGCCGCGCTCAACGCGCGGCTGCCGGTTCTCTTTCAGTATAACGATCTAACGAAATTCGTCCTGACTTGGTTTCGGAAAACCAGGCCAAGAATTCGAATTCCTACCGGCGACGCCGCGTGAACCATCCTGCGACGATGGCCCCCAGGCCCAACAGCCCGAAGGTCGACGGTTCCGGAACCGCGTTCGCCCCCGGCACGGCGCCGAAGTTGTTGCGAACGTTGTTCAAGTCGGTGATATCGACATCGTTGTCGCCATCGGTGTCGCCCAACCCGTTTCCGCTGAAATTGTTGCGGACATTGTTCAAGTCGGTAATGTCCACATCGTCATCGTTGTCGGTGTCACCCAACTGGCCCGGGTCGGTATCCGGCGTGAAATCATCGATTTCCACGAAGCTGGCGGCCGCTGGCTTGCCGGCTTCCAGAATCTGCAAGGCGAAGCCGTCCGTGGAGTCGCCCAACTTGAAAAGCTTGCCAAGATACAACGAATCGCCCGGCTCCAGCAGGAACGATCCGTTCAGATTGGTCTCGGTCAGGTTGCCTGTCGACGCGTTCACATTCGTCAACCAGCCGGCGCCGGCGTCGCCGGACGATTGCAGACTATCCCAATTGGCCGGCAACAAGCTGCCGCTGGCGGAAGTGATCGTGTATCCCTTCAGATCGAGCGGCTTGTTCGAGCCGTTGACCAACGCGACATCGCCGTCCACGCTGTCGATGACGACCTTGAACTTCGGCAGCGCATCCGCCACCGCGACATTGTCGATCGCCCACCACCAATCGTTCTCGGCCCGTTCGAGACCAAAGTCCAGCTTCAGCGTCGTGGCGCCAGCCGGAACGGTCAAAGGAATGGTGATTGAGTCGTTGGTATTGTTGTCTTCCCGCATCACCGTGCCGCCCATCGCGGCCGCTGGGTCGGACGTCCAACGGAGAATCTCGACATTCGCCGCGCCACCCCAGCTCGCCCTGACCACGGGAGACTGATCGTTGTACGCGTCGGCATTGTCATCCGGCCCCTCGGGACGGAAACTCGAGTCGTACGTCAAGAACAACTTGCCAGGGCGGAACCCGGCGACGCTGAACGTCGGCGTCGCCATGCGGGCGTTGTAGGTGGTGGCAGTGCTCGTGATGGGATCATGCGCCTGATCGTCCCATTCGTCGGGGTCGGCCACGGCGACATTGCCGCTCGCTCGGTCGAAGTCGGTGCGGCCCTGATCGTCTGCCGTGGTCCAGAACTCTTTGCTGGCGAACGACCAGCCGGCCCACTCGGTACGGCCGTCCCGCAGGTCGTCGCCGCTCAAGGCGCCCGGGACTCCGCTGTCGTCGACGGTCCAACCGGCCGGCGGGACGTCGGTCCAGCCGAGCAAGTCAACCGGAATGGCTTCGTTCACTGCCGGCTTCAGCGTGACGCCGTCGAAGTCTTCGTAGAAAAACGTGGTGCCGTACGAGGTGGCAGGCGAGGCGCTGAGCCACGCCGCCAACGCCGCAGCGGCAGCGTTGCGTTTTCTGGAAAGACGAATGATCATGTTGCGATCTCCTGGATCGATGGTTCGTGTCGTTACGTGGTGCGTAAGGAATGATGTTGATGATCGATGAAAGACACTCGCGACGCGGTTAGCGACGAGCGCCACGACGACGCAACAAGGCAAAGGCCCCTAAGCCGCAAGCAGCCAAGGCCAACGATCCTGGTTCGGGCACGCCCAATCCTGGCGTGGCGTTATCGGCGATCAACTTGAAGTCGGCGAGATCGATGATGCCGTTGTAATCCGCATCGCCCTTGGCGAAGCTCGCCGGGGTGCCGGCGCCGGTGCCCGTGGAGAAGCCGACGTTGGCATTCCAGAGGGCATAATCAGCAGCATTCGTGACATTGTCTACGTTCACGTCGCCCGGGACGAGAGTCGTGGTGATCTCGGAAATATCCAGGCCGCCGCGACCTTCTTTCAAGATGGTGAAAACTTCGGCTGGCGTCAGCACGCGGCGCCAAATGCCGATGTCATCCAAGTTGTGGCTCAGCGTCGGACCGTACGCTCCGGTGCCGTCTTGCCCGATATTCGTGTTGAATCCCAAGGCAGTCGTGTCGACGTTGCCAGCGCTCAGGCTGACCGAGCCAACCTGAATGCCATCGTTGTAAAACGTCGCCAGGCCGTCGCGATCATGGGTGACGGCGATGTGGTGCCACTCGCCCGCGGGCAGTGCTCCCCCGGTGAAGTTGCGACGGGAACCAGCCACTTCCGTGGCCCAGTTCCAGTTCCAACCATCGTTGTCCGCGAAGATCAACCAGCCTGGATTGCCGCCGCCGGCCCAGTTCTTGTTGCTGATGAACGAGGGGTCGTCAATTTCCGGGCGGACGTCGTCGTTGATCCGCTGGGCCCAGAGCGTGACCGAGAAATCGGTGCTGGTGCCGAACGAAATATCGGACAACGTGTTCACGAGTGAGACGTATTCGTTCGACGTGCCGTAGGTCAGGTCGAGCGAGCCGGAACCGATATACGGATCGCGAGTCACTTCGTCCGCGTTCGGACCAGGCAGGTAGAACGCGCCGCCCGGACCGGCCACGGCGTCGTTGTTGCGTGGCGAAGAATCGTTCGTATTGCCGTCCAGCGCCAAATGTACGACCAGGTTGTCCTGAAGCGCTGCCCGGAGGGTGGTCGTGCCCCCGGCGACGACCGCCAGTCCCGCCGCGGCGAGCATGGCCAACCAAGCTGTCTGTCTCATGTGTGGTGCTCCTGATGAGATGAAAACGTCCGCTCTGATTCACGTGCCGGCGTTCGCAGGCTGAGATGCTTCTCTCGACGAAATGCATCGCCGGCAGGTCAACGTCCAGGCCTCGCTCGCATTCGCTACCGACTTCCCTTGTTCTGTTGAACCGATCCCAGGTGGTGTCCGTAGTGCCTTCCGAGTCCGCCTGTGAGCCTCACAGGATAACGGGGAAATGCCTGGTCCGCGGTGTGTTTTGCGTTAAGCCTTTGTCAGCAAAGGTTTGGAGCAGTCACCGCG
It encodes the following:
- a CDS encoding PQQ-binding-like beta-propeller repeat protein is translated as MPRRTEQISISRRQALGALAVGVLGSRLSFGGTPAGSDPPTNWPLFRGDSLSSGVAKAPLPEKLELLWKTTYPEIGFEATAAIVDGVVYAATLDGKLVALNLADGEERWRAQGAEIGFTASPAFSAGKIYAGDADGKFYCFDAANGQAIWQFSAEAPIDAGANFYQDKVLFGSEDATLYCLNAADGTEAWRFQIGDQIRCCPTIVENIGFVAGCDGALHLIDLDVGKETKSVAIDAPTGCTPAVLGDRIYFGTTAATFFCIDWRKATEEWRFTAPRRSTQFRASAAVAEDIVVVGGQDRTVYAFEPSQGTELWKFAAKSRVDSSPVIAGDRIYVGSGDGRLYALDRKSGEVRWEYESVGSFNASPAVYGDKLVIGNTTGDLLCFGKKA
- a CDS encoding PEP-CTERM sorting domain-containing protein codes for the protein MIIRLSRKRNAAAAALAAWLSASPATSYGTTFFYEDFDGVTLKPAVNEAIPVDLLGWTDVPPAGWTVDDSGVPGALSGDDLRDGRTEWAGWSFASKEFWTTADDQGRTDFDRASGNVAVADPDEWDDQAHDPITSTATTYNARMATPTFSVAGFRPGKLFLTYDSSFRPEGPDDNADAYNDQSPVVRASWGGAANVEILRWTSDPAAAMGGTVMREDNNTNDSITIPLTVPAGATTLKLDFGLERAENDWWWAIDNVAVADALPKFKVVIDSVDGDVALVNGSNKPLDLKGYTITSASGSLLPANWDSLQSSGDAGAGWLTNVNASTGNLTETNLNGSFLLEPGDSLYLGKLFKLGDSTDGFALQILEAGKPAAASFVEIDDFTPDTDPGQLGDTDNDDDVDITDLNNVRNNFSGNGLGDTDGDNDVDITDLNNVRNNFGAVPGANAVPEPSTFGLLGLGAIVAGWFTRRRR
- a CDS encoding LamG-like jellyroll fold domain-containing protein; the protein is MRQTAWLAMLAAAGLAVVAGGTTTLRAALQDNLVVHLALDGNTNDSSPRNNDAVAGPGGAFYLPGPNADEVTRDPYIGSGSLDLTYGTSNEYVSLVNTLSDISFGTSTDFSVTLWAQRINDDVRPEIDDPSFISNKNWAGGGNPGWLIFADNDGWNWNWATEVAGSRRNFTGGALPAGEWHHIAVTHDRDGLATFYNDGIQVGSVSLSAGNVDTTALGFNTNIGQDGTGAYGPTLSHNLDDIGIWRRVLTPAEVFTILKEGRGGLDISEITTTLVPGDVNVDNVTNAADYALWNANVGFSTGTGAGTPASFAKGDADYNGIIDLADFKLIADNATPGLGVPEPGSLALAACGLGAFALLRRRGARR
- a CDS encoding DUF1559 domain-containing protein — its product is MVSRRRSGFTLVELLVVIAIIGILIALLLPALQVAREAARKAQCQNNLKQIGLALHNYENTHKNFPIGIYQSVGCAWSGYLLPYMEQNSHFKNFRFDLGEGSQQMQWAFSSRATPAAQRTPMMTACETHFPVYKCPSAPFPDNIYNTSADDWVLPMRAPSTYLGCGSGTLTNDENGINKRTKAVVKCAFLNEDGILLGVHSSGLNASVGPSTIVGIKNIKDGMSNTIVVGEALPDGQPYLNREDVSGGGRPQPGQVYPPGGRKDHWAIGGDDADLNDGVDGSEFLGSTGVPMSTTTEIAFGSAHNGGCFVCMGDGSVKFQNDTIELISWSRMGSRADLLTIKADP
- a CDS encoding UbiA family prenyltransferase, translated to MYDLPPSARPAFSWRALLQLLRLPNVFTAFADVLLGYLITHASVDDGITWGLLLVASGCLYLAGMALNDVFDREIDAIERPQRPIPSGRIALRTAARTGWGLLAAGVACTAVVGLRENQSAMFPGTLLIGGALAVMVVAYDGYLKRTPLGPVGMGGCRTLNVMLGMSAAPLDAWHPMHLWIAAGLGVYVAGLTWFARQEATTSRRPQLAMAALVMLGALTALSQYPRTTDELLPAFMRPNYAVAETWRWHALWLASGALIGHRLLRAILSPTPRHVQLAVKSSILAIVVLDAICCLGVCGPTPALLMLLLLAPALWLGRWIYST
- a CDS encoding coproporphyrinogen-III oxidase family protein; this encodes MSTEATKTEVGSYFISNYPPFSQWSREQVDDARAAMAAPPADVPLGLYLHIPFCRKRCKFCYFRVYTDKNAGDVETYVSALSREIELVSKLPVMGERPFRFVYFGGGTPSFLSAKQLTSLVDRLRANIDWSLAEEVTFECEPGTLSKPKIETLRELGVTRLSLGVENFSDAVLEENGRAHLSGEVYKSWEWIREQQFPNVNIDLISGMVGESWDNWRENIRRTIELSPDSVTIYQLELPFNTVYSKDILGNQIEISVADWPTKRDWLNFAYDELIGAGYAVSSAYTLVKDKSKVNFSYRDNLWRGSDLLATGVASFGHVSGVHYQNLPEWGDYVGTLERGELPLHRAMRVTPHQALVRELILQLKTGRLEAGYFRDKFGVEIAEEWREVWNEYVEEGYVTVDGDRIELTRAGLLRADGLLPAFFEPEHQGVRYT